The following coding sequences lie in one Streptomyces albofaciens JCM 4342 genomic window:
- a CDS encoding ROK family protein, with product MQTDLSAALDIGGTKIAGALVDGRGRLLVRTTRPTPADQDGATVLRALAEVVADLTARPEWAGVAAVGIGSAGPVDARRGTVSPVNIPGWRDFPVVAEVQALVGALPVVLVGDGVAMTAAEHWQGAARGYANALCMVVSTGVGGGLVLGGQLHPGPTGNAGHIGHISVDLDGDPCPCGARGCVERLASGPNIARRALENGWRPGPDGDTSAAAVAAAARAGDPVARHSFERAAQALAAGIAATAALVEIEIAVIGGGVAGAGDTLFVPLRRALDDYATLSFVRGITVVPAQTGTDAGVVGAAAAAAQQSRLDAFAPTV from the coding sequence ATGCAGACGGACCTCAGCGCAGCGCTGGACATCGGCGGCACCAAGATCGCCGGAGCGCTGGTGGACGGGCGCGGCAGACTGCTCGTACGGACCACCCGGCCCACCCCCGCCGACCAGGACGGCGCCACCGTCCTGCGCGCGCTGGCCGAGGTGGTGGCGGACCTGACCGCGCGCCCCGAGTGGGCCGGGGTGGCGGCCGTCGGCATCGGCAGCGCGGGACCGGTGGACGCCCGGCGCGGCACGGTCAGCCCGGTCAACATCCCCGGCTGGCGGGACTTCCCGGTCGTCGCGGAAGTCCAGGCGCTGGTCGGCGCGCTCCCGGTCGTCCTGGTGGGCGACGGTGTGGCGATGACCGCCGCCGAACACTGGCAGGGCGCCGCCCGCGGCTACGCCAACGCCCTGTGCATGGTGGTCTCCACGGGTGTCGGCGGCGGCCTGGTGCTGGGCGGACAGTTGCACCCCGGCCCGACCGGCAACGCGGGCCACATCGGCCACATCAGCGTGGACCTCGACGGCGACCCGTGCCCGTGCGGCGCCCGCGGCTGCGTCGAGCGTCTCGCCAGCGGTCCCAACATCGCCCGCCGCGCCTTGGAGAACGGCTGGCGGCCCGGCCCCGACGGGGACACCAGCGCCGCCGCCGTGGCCGCGGCGGCCCGCGCGGGTGACCCGGTGGCCCGTCACTCCTTCGAGCGGGCCGCGCAGGCGCTGGCCGCCGGGATCGCGGCCACCGCGGCGCTGGTCGAGATCGAGATCGCGGTGATCGGCGGCGGCGTGGCCGGTGCGGGCGACACCCTCTTCGTCCCGCTGCGCCGCGCCCTGGACGACTACGCGACGCTCTCCTTCGTCCGCGGCATCACGGTCGTACCGGCACAGACCGGAACGGACGCGGGGGTGGTGGGCGCCGCGGCGGCGGCCGCGCAACAGTCCCGTCTCGATGCCTTCGCCCCCACGGTCTGA
- a CDS encoding protein kinase domain-containing protein: MDGVDEPGDVGGGARGGGSGGGDLTGRVLGGRYRVTGQIGRGGMGVVCRAVDEVLGREVAVKVLRAYTDASPPELADLRTRMQREARAAARIRHSGVVTVHDVIDEDGRPVIVMELVDGPSLDDALDRYGAIGPRDIAAIGAKVMDALDAAHQAGVLHRDVKPGNVLLEGWARRAGRPDAGVGRVVLTDFGIASIEAPDDGNTTRLTRSGELVGSLDYLPPERAQGQPPSPASDIWSLGMTLYAAVEGNGAPFRRTSVWSTLTAIVSEPLPEPRRAGPLTPVLHALMAKDPAARPSAAEARAMLTAVADGRDTMALGATRTPTAPDVRSAPLPPPPGGVASSPVSPGPVGVPTPAAASLGERETSAVPAPGDRPRPAGRGRRPAVLAAAVAVLLAGGGVTYALMDQDSGRTVAERRSTGSPEEQAAHAGVSGAPEETGKAKTEGKGKAAGGGAEKESAAPAASAGPTRGAPSGKPSGGGSPGKGAGSSAPAGPGGTGGATAPGGGGPEPRACASIGGGKFDCQVWRTAASYDASFQRVGTLNAGTNYFYCQVDLGRRETFSRWTNTWWAKTDDDSGNSGVYVSVVYVKGGKNDGPVPGLPTC; the protein is encoded by the coding sequence GTGGACGGTGTGGACGAGCCGGGTGACGTGGGCGGCGGCGCCCGTGGCGGAGGCTCCGGCGGCGGGGACCTGACAGGGCGGGTGCTCGGCGGGCGTTACCGGGTCACCGGGCAGATCGGGCGCGGCGGCATGGGCGTCGTGTGCCGGGCCGTGGACGAGGTGCTCGGCCGGGAGGTCGCCGTCAAGGTGCTGCGGGCCTACACCGACGCGTCCCCGCCGGAGCTGGCCGACCTGCGCACCCGTATGCAGCGCGAGGCGCGTGCCGCCGCCCGCATCCGGCACTCCGGCGTGGTCACCGTGCACGACGTGATCGACGAGGACGGGCGCCCGGTCATCGTCATGGAGCTGGTCGACGGGCCCTCGCTGGACGACGCCCTCGACCGGTACGGCGCCATCGGCCCGCGCGACATCGCCGCCATCGGCGCCAAGGTGATGGACGCGCTGGACGCCGCGCACCAGGCGGGCGTGCTGCACCGGGACGTCAAGCCCGGCAACGTCCTGCTGGAGGGCTGGGCGCGGCGGGCGGGCCGCCCGGACGCCGGGGTGGGCCGCGTGGTGCTCACCGACTTCGGCATCGCCAGCATCGAGGCGCCGGACGACGGGAACACCACCCGTCTGACCCGCAGCGGCGAACTGGTCGGCTCGCTCGACTACCTGCCGCCGGAGCGGGCCCAGGGGCAGCCGCCCTCGCCCGCCTCGGACATCTGGTCGCTCGGCATGACGCTGTACGCGGCGGTGGAGGGCAACGGCGCGCCGTTCCGCCGGACGTCGGTGTGGTCGACCCTGACGGCGATCGTCTCCGAACCGCTGCCCGAGCCGCGCCGGGCCGGCCCGCTGACGCCGGTGCTGCACGCGCTGATGGCCAAGGACCCGGCCGCCCGGCCGAGCGCGGCCGAGGCGCGGGCGATGCTGACGGCGGTGGCCGACGGGCGGGACACGATGGCGCTGGGCGCGACGCGGACACCGACCGCGCCGGACGTACGGTCCGCGCCGCTGCCTCCGCCGCCCGGCGGTGTGGCTTCAAGTCCCGTGTCCCCAGGGCCGGTCGGCGTGCCGACGCCCGCCGCGGCGAGCCTGGGGGAGCGGGAGACCAGCGCCGTCCCGGCGCCGGGTGACCGCCCGCGCCCGGCCGGGCGCGGGCGCCGTCCCGCCGTGCTCGCCGCCGCCGTGGCCGTCCTGCTGGCGGGCGGCGGAGTGACGTACGCGCTGATGGATCAGGACTCCGGCCGTACGGTCGCCGAGCGGCGGTCGACCGGCTCCCCGGAGGAACAGGCCGCGCACGCCGGGGTCTCGGGTGCCCCGGAGGAGACGGGGAAGGCGAAAACGGAGGGGAAGGGGAAAGCGGCCGGAGGCGGTGCGGAGAAGGAGAGTGCCGCGCCTGCCGCCTCCGCCGGGCCGACGCGCGGCGCCCCGTCCGGGAAGCCCAGCGGCGGCGGCAGCCCCGGAAAGGGTGCGGGCAGCAGCGCTCCCGCCGGGCCGGGCGGTACCGGTGGCGCCACCGCTCCGGGAGGCGGCGGGCCAGAGCCCCGCGCGTGCGCGTCCATCGGCGGGGGCAAGTTCGACTGCCAGGTGTGGCGCACCGCCGCCTCGTACGACGCTTCCTTCCAGCGCGTCGGCACACTGAACGCGGGCACCAACTACTTCTACTGCCAGGTGGACCTGGGCCGCCGGGAGACCTTCAGCCGCTGGACGAACACCTGGTGGGCGAAGACGGACGACGACAGCGGCAACTCCGGGGTCTACGTCAGCGTCGTGTACGTCAAGGGCGGCAAGAACGACGGGCCGGTGCCCGGGCTGCCGACCTGCTGA
- a CDS encoding NPCBM/NEW2 domain-containing protein → MHPHAPLTTRRARRRVVGALSAAFLCAAGVTALPAAARTAGTGAAPAAEPAARPAGAAASAAPRLPDGLARTPPMGFNNWNSTHCGADFNEAMIKGIADLFVEKGLKAAGYEYVNLDDCWARKDRDANGKLVPDTTRFPNGIKALADYVHSKGLKLGIYTSAGTTTCARAMPGALGHEYSDARQFADWGVDYLKYDNCNNQGVDAKQRYTTMRDALKATGRPIVYSICEWGENKPWEWAADVGHLWRTTGDIGDVWDSVVGIFKENAPLAKYAGPGHWNDPDMLEVGNGGMTDTEYRSHFSLWSMMAAPLLIGTDLRKASQATYDILGNREIIGLDQDPLGKQAEVLKSAGGRWVLSKPLADGDRAVALFNESDRPQRITTTAREAGLPQASGYRLRDLWKHEDTHTAGEIAATVPAHGTLVYRVSPDRRWAHYPPAVETGADGIEPIEVGKEARVATLTRNLGRTPAFDVTVSLKGPQGWRVEPVTSTGSPALPPDKELVTAWKIAPLAGTKPGAYELTLTTDYRSARGQRVTHTLPLPVFAVQAPPAGTSYASDLPWITATNGYGPVERDMSVGGPRAGDGTPIRIGGATYTKGLGAHAPSEITYYTGGQCSAFSAQVGVDDETGDQGSVGFEVWADGQRVAESGKLTGKDPAKAISAQVAGASTVRLVVRDVGDGLQYDHADWADARFSC, encoded by the coding sequence ATGCACCCGCACGCCCCCCTCACCACCCGGCGCGCCCGGCGAAGAGTCGTCGGAGCGCTCTCCGCGGCCTTCCTGTGCGCGGCGGGGGTGACGGCCCTGCCCGCCGCGGCCCGTACGGCCGGCACCGGGGCCGCACCCGCCGCCGAGCCCGCCGCCCGGCCCGCCGGAGCAGCCGCGTCCGCCGCCCCGCGGCTGCCCGACGGCCTGGCCAGGACGCCCCCGATGGGCTTCAACAACTGGAACTCCACCCACTGCGGAGCCGACTTCAACGAGGCGATGATCAAGGGGATCGCCGACCTCTTCGTCGAGAAGGGCCTCAAGGCCGCGGGCTACGAGTACGTCAACCTCGACGACTGCTGGGCCCGGAAGGACCGGGACGCGAACGGCAAACTCGTCCCGGACACCACCCGCTTCCCCAACGGCATCAAGGCACTGGCCGACTACGTCCACTCCAAGGGGCTGAAGCTCGGCATCTACACCAGCGCCGGCACCACGACCTGTGCCCGGGCCATGCCCGGCGCGCTGGGCCATGAGTACTCCGACGCGCGGCAGTTCGCCGACTGGGGAGTGGACTACCTGAAATACGACAACTGCAACAACCAGGGGGTGGACGCGAAGCAGCGCTACACCACCATGCGCGACGCCCTCAAGGCGACGGGCCGGCCCATCGTCTACAGCATTTGCGAGTGGGGCGAGAACAAGCCGTGGGAGTGGGCGGCGGACGTCGGGCACCTGTGGCGCACCACCGGCGACATCGGCGACGTGTGGGACAGCGTGGTGGGGATCTTCAAGGAGAACGCGCCGCTGGCCAAGTACGCCGGTCCCGGCCACTGGAACGACCCGGACATGCTGGAGGTCGGCAACGGCGGCATGACGGACACCGAGTACCGCAGCCACTTCTCCCTGTGGTCGATGATGGCCGCGCCGCTGCTGATCGGCACCGATCTGCGCAAGGCGTCCCAGGCGACGTACGACATCCTCGGCAACCGCGAGATCATCGGGCTCGACCAGGACCCGCTGGGCAAGCAGGCCGAGGTGCTGAAGTCGGCGGGCGGCCGGTGGGTGCTGAGCAAGCCGCTGGCCGACGGCGACCGGGCGGTGGCGCTGTTCAACGAGTCCGACCGGCCGCAGCGCATCACCACCACGGCCCGGGAGGCGGGCCTGCCGCAGGCGAGCGGCTACCGGCTGCGGGACCTGTGGAAGCACGAGGACACCCACACCGCCGGTGAGATCGCCGCGACCGTACCGGCGCACGGCACGCTGGTGTACCGCGTCTCCCCCGACCGCCGCTGGGCGCACTACCCACCTGCCGTCGAGACCGGCGCGGACGGCATCGAGCCGATCGAGGTCGGCAAGGAGGCCCGGGTCGCCACGCTCACCCGCAACCTCGGCCGGACCCCGGCGTTCGACGTCACGGTCTCCCTCAAGGGTCCGCAGGGCTGGCGGGTCGAGCCGGTCACGTCCACCGGGTCCCCCGCCCTGCCGCCGGACAAGGAACTGGTCACCGCCTGGAAGATCGCGCCGCTGGCGGGGACGAAGCCCGGCGCGTACGAACTGACGCTGACCACCGACTACCGGTCGGCGCGCGGGCAGCGGGTCACCCATACGCTGCCGCTGCCGGTCTTCGCCGTGCAGGCACCGCCCGCCGGGACCTCGTACGCCAGCGACCTGCCCTGGATCACCGCCACCAACGGCTACGGGCCGGTCGAACGGGACATGAGCGTGGGCGGGCCCCGGGCCGGCGACGGCACGCCGATCCGCATCGGCGGTGCGACCTACACCAAGGGGCTGGGCGCCCACGCGCCCAGTGAGATCACGTACTACACGGGCGGGCAGTGCTCGGCGTTCAGCGCGCAGGTCGGCGTGGACGACGAGACCGGCGACCAGGGATCGGTCGGCTTCGAGGTGTGGGCCGACGGGCAGCGGGTCGCCGAGAGCGGCAAGCTGACCGGCAAGGACCCGGCGAAGGCGATCAGCGCGCAGGTCGCCGGGGCGAGCACCGTACGGCTGGTGGTGCGGGACGTCGGTGACGGGCTCCAGTACGACCACGCCGACTGGGCCGACGCCAGGTTCAGCTGCTGA
- a CDS encoding ABC transporter substrate-binding protein, which translates to MVHSSDNGPGGCAHRAVRGVSRRSLLRGAAAGAGAVAVPALLTACGDGPGDGVTLGSNASDAVPKRAYADAFAAYEKKSKKDVKVNTVNHENFQENINRYLQGTPDDVFTWFAGYRMQYFARKGLLADISDLWRGFDGFSEAVRKQSTGEDGKQYFVPYYYYPWAVFHRKSVFRTRGYEIPENFDQYRALARRMQKDGLTPFALGDKEGWPAMGTFDYLDMRANGYDFHIALMRGEKSWTSPQVRQVFDLWRGLLPYHQKGANGRTWQEAAQSLQQKKTGMAVLGLPHPGQQFTAENRADLDFFPFPEIDPAFGKEAVEAPVDGFLMAKKARNRAAAEDLLKYLATPQAELIYLKSDPNNVAVNSRAGTGSYDALQKKAARLVSGARQISQFMDRDTRPDFASTVLIQAIQQFIGDPDDIDGLVNGIERQKKQIFAAD; encoded by the coding sequence ATGGTCCACTCATCGGACAACGGTCCGGGCGGGTGCGCGCACCGGGCGGTACGCGGGGTGTCCCGGAGGTCCCTGTTGCGCGGCGCGGCGGCCGGTGCGGGGGCGGTCGCCGTACCGGCGCTGCTCACCGCGTGCGGCGACGGGCCGGGCGACGGCGTCACTCTCGGGTCCAATGCCTCCGACGCGGTGCCGAAACGGGCGTACGCCGACGCCTTCGCGGCGTACGAGAAGAAGTCGAAGAAGGACGTGAAGGTCAACACGGTCAACCACGAGAACTTCCAGGAGAACATCAACCGCTACCTCCAGGGCACGCCCGATGACGTCTTCACGTGGTTCGCCGGCTACCGCATGCAGTACTTCGCGCGAAAGGGCCTGCTCGCCGACATCAGTGATCTCTGGAGGGGATTCGACGGGTTCTCCGAGGCGGTGCGGAAACAGTCCACGGGCGAGGACGGCAAGCAGTACTTCGTGCCGTACTACTATTACCCGTGGGCGGTCTTCCACCGTAAGAGCGTTTTCCGGACGCGGGGTTACGAGATCCCGGAGAACTTCGATCAATACCGCGCACTCGCCCGGCGGATGCAGAAGGACGGCCTCACCCCATTCGCCCTGGGCGACAAGGAGGGCTGGCCCGCCATGGGCACCTTCGACTACCTGGACATGCGGGCCAACGGCTACGACTTCCACATCGCCCTGATGCGCGGGGAGAAATCCTGGACCAGCCCCCAGGTACGCCAGGTCTTCGACCTGTGGCGCGGCCTGCTGCCGTACCACCAGAAAGGCGCGAACGGACGGACCTGGCAGGAGGCGGCGCAGTCCCTCCAGCAGAAGAAGACCGGCATGGCGGTGCTCGGACTGCCGCACCCGGGCCAGCAGTTCACCGCCGAGAACCGCGCGGACCTGGACTTCTTCCCGTTCCCCGAGATCGATCCGGCATTCGGGAAGGAGGCGGTCGAGGCACCGGTGGACGGATTCCTCATGGCGAAGAAGGCGCGGAACCGGGCGGCGGCCGAGGACCTGCTGAAATACCTCGCCACCCCACAGGCCGAGCTGATCTACCTCAAAAGCGACCCGAACAACGTGGCGGTCAACAGCCGGGCCGGCACCGGTTCGTACGACGCGTTGCAGAAGAAAGCCGCCCGGCTGGTGTCCGGGGCCCGGCAGATATCGCAGTTCATGGACCGCGACACCCGCCCCGATTTCGCCTCGACCGTACTGATCCAGGCGATCCAGCAGTTCATCGGCGACCCGGACGACATCGACGGGCTGGTGAACGGCATCGAACGGCAGAAGAAACAGATATTCGCCGCGGACTGA
- a CDS encoding carbohydrate ABC transporter permease translates to MNRTTGGRPVTPPKTVAPRPARRRGPRRHTRRDLAVLCVLLGLPVLLDLALVWGPTLASVALSFTTWDGVGDIRWAGLGNYADLFADYPRFWPAVRNNLLWLAALGLLATPFGLLLAVLIDRGVRFSRFYQSTLYMPVVLSLAVVGFIAQLILSRDQGALNALLGRQDNPVDWLGDPDLNIWMVLLAACWRHTGYVMILYLAGLKSVDPELKEAAAIDGANERQAFFRVVLPALRPVNVIVGVITVIEALRAFDIVYAVNKGRNGLELLSVLVTDNIIGEASRIGFGSAIAVVLLLVSLGFIITYLVQELRGEQRR, encoded by the coding sequence GTGAACCGGACGACCGGCGGCAGGCCGGTGACCCCGCCGAAGACCGTGGCCCCGCGCCCCGCGCGACGCCGGGGCCCGCGCCGCCACACCCGCCGCGACCTCGCCGTCCTGTGCGTACTCCTCGGCCTGCCGGTCCTGCTCGACCTCGCGCTGGTCTGGGGGCCCACCCTCGCCTCCGTCGCCCTGTCCTTCACCACCTGGGACGGCGTCGGCGACATCCGGTGGGCGGGCCTCGGCAATTACGCGGACCTCTTCGCCGATTACCCGCGATTCTGGCCGGCGGTCCGCAACAACCTGCTGTGGCTGGCCGCCCTCGGGCTGCTCGCCACGCCGTTCGGGCTGCTGCTCGCCGTCCTCATCGACCGCGGGGTGCGGTTCAGCCGCTTCTACCAGTCCACGCTCTACATGCCGGTGGTGCTCTCGCTCGCCGTCGTCGGCTTCATCGCCCAGCTGATCCTCTCCCGCGACCAGGGCGCGCTGAACGCCCTGCTGGGCCGTCAGGACAACCCCGTCGACTGGCTCGGCGACCCGGATCTCAATATCTGGATGGTCCTGCTGGCCGCCTGCTGGCGGCACACCGGCTATGTGATGATCCTCTATCTCGCCGGGCTGAAATCCGTCGACCCGGAACTCAAGGAGGCCGCGGCGATCGACGGCGCGAACGAACGCCAGGCGTTCTTCCGGGTGGTTCTGCCGGCGCTGCGCCCGGTCAATGTCATCGTCGGCGTCATCACCGTCATCGAGGCACTGCGCGCCTTCGACATCGTCTACGCCGTCAACAAGGGCCGCAACGGCCTGGAACTGCTGTCCGTGCTGGTGACCGACAACATCATCGGCGAGGCGAGCCGGATCGGCTTCGGCTCGGCCATCGCGGTCGTCCTGCTGCTGGTCTCCCTCGGATTCATCATCACCTATCTCGTCCAGGAACTGAGGGGGGAACAGCGGCGATGA
- a CDS encoding carbohydrate ABC transporter permease, with product MTVSAVRVRRPPRPGGPPGRRGRFGVHAFLLAVSLAFLAPLLLAVYASLRPYEETARDGYFSLPDRLSFDYYRQAFTDSGMGRHFLNSLLITVPGVLITLFLASFTAFAVARLRLRGSLVLLMVFTAGNLLPQQVIVTPLYALFNKVPLPYWMSDSLTLYDSLWAVLAVQVAFQLGFCVFVLANFMRTLPPEILEAAIVDGAGVWTRYRHVTLPLCRPALAALGTLQFTWMYNDFLWGLVFLSTGDKLPVTSALNNLRGQFFTDHNLLAAGSVLVALPTIVVFLLLQRHFIAGLTLGANKG from the coding sequence ATGACCGTTTCCGCGGTACGCGTCCGGCGCCCGCCACGGCCCGGCGGCCCGCCCGGCCGCCGCGGCCGTTTCGGTGTGCACGCCTTTCTGCTCGCCGTCTCGCTCGCCTTCCTCGCCCCGCTGCTGCTGGCGGTCTACGCGTCGCTGCGCCCGTACGAGGAGACCGCCCGGGACGGCTATTTCTCCCTGCCGGACCGGCTCTCCTTCGACTATTACCGGCAGGCGTTCACCGATTCCGGCATGGGCCGGCATTTCCTGAACTCGCTCCTGATCACGGTGCCGGGCGTGCTGATCACCCTCTTCCTGGCGTCGTTCACCGCCTTCGCGGTGGCCCGGCTGCGGCTGCGCGGTTCCCTGGTCCTGCTCATGGTCTTCACGGCCGGGAACCTGCTGCCGCAACAGGTCATCGTCACCCCGCTGTACGCGCTCTTCAACAAGGTGCCGCTGCCGTACTGGATGTCCGACTCGCTGACGCTCTACGACTCGCTGTGGGCGGTGCTCGCCGTACAGGTCGCCTTCCAGCTGGGCTTCTGCGTGTTCGTCCTGGCGAATTTCATGCGGACCCTGCCACCGGAGATTCTGGAGGCCGCGATCGTGGACGGCGCCGGGGTGTGGACCCGCTACCGGCACGTGACGCTCCCGTTGTGCCGCCCGGCCCTCGCCGCCCTGGGAACCCTGCAATTCACCTGGATGTACAACGATTTCCTCTGGGGCCTGGTCTTCCTGTCCACCGGCGACAAACTCCCGGTCACCTCGGCCCTGAACAATCTGCGCGGGCAGTTCTTCACCGACCACAACCTGCTGGCCGCGGGCTCGGTCCTCGTCGCCCTGCCCACGATCGTCGTCTTCCTCCTCCTGCAACGGCACTTCATCGCGGGGCTCACCCTGGGCGCGAACAAAGGGTGA
- a CDS encoding NUDIX hydrolase: MIVWLNGASGAGKSTAARYLLDLLPGSTLYDPELVGSELRLMLPAARLEEIGDYQDLPAWRRLVVDTAAALLHEVPGPLVTPMPLLRQEYRDEIFGGLASRRVPVRHVLLHAEETILRARLARRTDRARDGADDPAARERALAHLESYEDALGWLKQDAHVIDTARLTPRETAERVAEAVRAGAGACDIVQTPEPTAETLAAGVLLFDDADRVLLVDPTYKPGWEFPGGVVEPGEPPARAGLREVTEELGIRLDSAPRLLVLDWEPPRPPGFGGLRMLFDGGRLAGEQIRDLLLPGPELRDWRFATEEEAADMLPPVRWNRLRWALRAREQGRPLNLEAGVPVG; this comes from the coding sequence GTGATCGTCTGGCTGAACGGCGCGTCCGGTGCGGGAAAGTCCACCGCGGCCCGGTACCTGCTGGACCTGCTTCCCGGAAGCACGCTCTACGACCCCGAGCTGGTCGGAAGTGAACTGCGGCTGATGCTGCCCGCCGCGCGGCTGGAGGAGATCGGCGACTACCAGGACCTGCCGGCCTGGCGCCGGCTCGTCGTGGACACCGCGGCGGCCCTGCTCCACGAGGTGCCGGGGCCGCTGGTGACACCGATGCCGCTGCTGCGCCAGGAGTACCGGGACGAGATATTCGGCGGCCTCGCCTCGCGCCGGGTGCCCGTGCGCCACGTTCTGCTGCACGCCGAGGAAACGATCCTCCGAGCGCGTCTGGCGCGGCGTACCGACCGGGCCCGGGACGGCGCGGACGACCCGGCCGCGCGGGAACGGGCCCTGGCGCACCTGGAGTCGTACGAGGACGCCCTCGGCTGGCTCAAACAGGACGCGCACGTCATCGACACCGCCCGGCTGACGCCCCGGGAGACCGCCGAGCGGGTCGCGGAGGCGGTCCGCGCCGGGGCCGGGGCCTGCGACATCGTGCAGACACCGGAACCCACCGCGGAGACCCTGGCGGCCGGGGTGCTGCTCTTCGACGACGCCGACCGGGTGCTGCTGGTGGACCCGACGTACAAGCCGGGCTGGGAGTTCCCGGGCGGTGTGGTCGAGCCCGGCGAGCCGCCGGCCCGTGCCGGGCTCCGCGAGGTGACCGAGGAACTGGGCATCCGGCTGGACAGCGCGCCCCGCCTGCTGGTGCTGGACTGGGAGCCGCCCCGGCCGCCCGGCTTCGGCGGGCTGCGGATGCTCTTCGACGGCGGCCGGCTGGCCGGCGAGCAGATCCGCGACCTGCTCCTGCCGGGACCCGAACTGCGCGACTGGCGGTTCGCCACCGAGGAGGAGGCGGCGGACATGCTGCCCCCGGTGCGCTGGAACCGGCTCCGCTGGGCCCTGCGCGCACGCGAACAGGGACGCCCGCTCAATCTTGAGGCGGGCGTCCCTGTGGGATGA